From Chryseobacterium gallinarum, one genomic window encodes:
- a CDS encoding glycosyl hydrolase family 28-related protein, protein MRNYSNLILGFLLLFSVLILGQNKTSIIGNQKWVVSLKDFGAKGDGISDDSDAFQKAIDFCETNKRKTLFIPFGRYLLKNSVSFKNGGVQLIGEGALLREESWVNVENKANNTDNINSSEFIIPKNSTGIIFDKNVRDPIRIADIQFRTLQSRQTGNTTAILFKSEWGGPTWPFIIERCHFTGFNFAIKFSAQNQYLVAFIQLRQNAFNQNDECVFFSDIQSKGGPVGIRNLAWGFIFENNMCHDNSRIIRGTFAKGEVNIRNNNMEGNIKYADGKSPDYIVDMEISNATVNFEGNHFESVISDAVYVSSVFKDGKGIYLPFNNTTALNPKNKIFIKGNNFDGISNNYKAFTLKGILVYNYDQVDLFLDQCDLRINESNEKNIFLTEFAKENGTVIKIPINTKKDTDNNPSNKKETLAKYLNANRQFKKVTAFNLNEKLTNVKPVKAEDKYLVANIEVINEIGTMFLGWSTTFVITYELNNVKKTISKSVNGNYGFKQGKNFNMAIIPNFLPKNAQNAYFTAMMDYNKDVLANTHFYYSTTSELFVSQNPVFASTR, encoded by the coding sequence ATGAGAAACTATAGCAATTTAATTCTGGGATTCCTATTGTTATTTTCAGTCTTAATTTTAGGACAGAATAAGACATCAATTATTGGAAATCAAAAATGGGTAGTTTCTTTAAAGGATTTCGGAGCAAAGGGTGATGGTATTTCAGATGACAGTGATGCTTTTCAAAAAGCAATCGATTTTTGCGAAACAAATAAAAGAAAAACATTGTTTATACCATTTGGTAGATATTTGCTGAAGAATAGTGTTAGTTTTAAAAATGGAGGAGTACAGCTTATAGGTGAAGGTGCTTTATTAAGAGAGGAAAGTTGGGTTAATGTGGAAAATAAAGCTAATAATACTGATAATATAAATAGCAGTGAATTTATCATTCCTAAAAATAGTACAGGAATCATTTTTGATAAAAATGTAAGAGATCCTATTAGAATAGCGGATATTCAGTTTAGAACTTTACAAAGTAGACAAACCGGGAATACTACAGCAATATTATTCAAATCCGAATGGGGAGGACCTACATGGCCTTTTATTATCGAAAGATGTCACTTTACAGGGTTTAACTTTGCCATAAAGTTTAGTGCACAGAATCAATATTTAGTTGCGTTTATACAACTTAGACAAAATGCATTTAATCAAAATGATGAATGTGTGTTTTTTTCAGATATTCAATCTAAAGGCGGTCCGGTTGGAATTAGAAACCTGGCTTGGGGGTTTATCTTTGAAAATAATATGTGCCATGATAATTCTAGAATTATCAGAGGAACTTTTGCTAAAGGAGAGGTAAATATCCGGAATAATAATATGGAAGGGAATATAAAATATGCTGACGGCAAATCTCCAGATTACATTGTAGATATGGAAATAAGCAACGCAACTGTAAATTTTGAAGGGAATCACTTTGAATCTGTTATTTCGGATGCAGTATATGTTTCCTCTGTTTTTAAAGATGGCAAAGGAATATATCTTCCTTTCAACAATACGACCGCTTTAAATCCGAAAAATAAAATTTTTATAAAAGGAAATAATTTTGATGGGATTTCAAATAATTATAAAGCATTTACATTAAAAGGAATTTTGGTTTATAATTATGATCAGGTAGATTTATTTTTAGATCAATGTGATTTGCGTATAAATGAAAGCAATGAAAAAAATATTTTTTTAACAGAATTTGCAAAAGAGAATGGTACAGTAATTAAAATCCCAATTAATACTAAAAAAGATACAGATAATAATCCTAGCAACAAAAAAGAAACATTGGCTAAGTATTTAAATGCAAATAGGCAATTTAAAAAAGTTACTGCATTTAATTTAAACGAAAAATTAACGAATGTAAAACCAGTAAAAGCTGAAGATAAATACTTAGTTGCTAATATTGAAGTAATAAATGAAATCGGGACTATGTTTTTAGGTTGGTCAACTACATTTGTAATTACTTATGAATTAAATAATGTAAAAAAAACTATCTCTAAATCAGTAAATGGTAATTATGGATTTAAACAAGGTAAGAATTTTAATATGGCAATAATCCCTAATTTTCTTCCTAAAAATGCACAAAATGCTTATTTTACTGCAATGATGGATTATAATAAAGATGTTTTAGCGAATACACATTTTTATTATAGTACAACTTCGGAATTATTTGTATCCCAGAATCCTGTTTTTGCATCAACAAGATAG
- a CDS encoding MraY family glycosyltransferase encodes MEYILVTIILFISILIYFRIADKYNIIDKPNHRSAHTQITLRGGGIIFPIAFIVFCLFNIKESVEEYWAFGLGLLAICTISFIDDIRTLSNKIRLSVHLVSVILLLYFTGAFSLMPFWVWPILFILIIGTLNAYNFMDGINGMTGTYSLVTLSSLAYINREVIQFTDNNFIYYPLLACLVFLFFNFRKKAKCFAGDVGSMGIGFWVIGLITLLIMRTGEYKYILLLAIYGMEVVLTIIERILLKENIFEAHRRHLYQLFANEKKVSHLVISSVYSILQLMINVFLIQSQLPIWAIVLIIFIPTGALYLGLKLNLKKKYSL; translated from the coding sequence ATGGAATATATCTTAGTTACAATCATACTGTTTATTTCAATTCTGATATACTTCAGAATTGCTGACAAATATAACATTATAGATAAGCCGAACCACAGAAGTGCACATACACAAATCACACTAAGAGGAGGAGGAATCATTTTTCCGATAGCTTTTATTGTTTTTTGTCTATTCAACATCAAAGAATCTGTTGAGGAATACTGGGCTTTTGGTTTGGGTTTACTGGCAATTTGTACCATAAGTTTTATAGATGATATCAGAACATTATCTAATAAAATAAGGCTTTCTGTTCACCTTGTTTCGGTCATTTTGTTATTATATTTTACAGGGGCATTCAGTTTGATGCCTTTTTGGGTATGGCCAATTCTATTTATATTGATTATCGGAACTCTTAATGCTTATAATTTTATGGATGGAATTAATGGTATGACGGGTACCTATAGCCTTGTGACATTAAGTTCACTAGCTTACATTAACAGAGAAGTGATTCAGTTTACGGACAATAATTTTATTTACTACCCTCTATTAGCTTGTTTGGTTTTCTTGTTTTTTAATTTCAGAAAAAAAGCAAAATGCTTTGCAGGGGATGTCGGAAGTATGGGAATAGGATTTTGGGTTATAGGGTTGATCACTTTGCTCATTATGAGAACAGGAGAATATAAATATATACTCCTTTTAGCTATTTATGGGATGGAAGTGGTGCTTACCATTATTGAAAGAATATTGTTGAAAGAAAATATTTTTGAAGCTCATAGAAGACATTTATATCAGCTTTTCGCCAATGAAAAAAAAGTTTCTCATTTAGTGATTAGTAGTGTTTATTCGATTTTACAATTGATGATCAATGTCTTTTTAATCCAGTCACAACTTCCTATTTGGGCTATTGTCCTGATTATTTTTATCCCTACTGGAGCTTTATATCTGGGATTGAAATTAAATTTAAAAAAGAAATATAGTTTATAA
- the rfbC gene encoding dTDP-4-dehydrorhamnose 3,5-epimerase, which yields MKIRETPLKDCYVIEPTIFEDDRGYFFEKYNEKKFEELTGMNGHFVQDNISKSSYGVLRGLHLQKGEHAQAKLVSCLEGKVFDVAVDLRRNSPTFGKWYGIELTPENKLQLYVPRGFGHGFSVLSETAIFSYKCDNFYNKESEGSVIWNDPDLNIDWKLPLDIVQLSDKDRVLPTFAEGNF from the coding sequence ATGAAAATAAGAGAAACTCCTTTAAAGGACTGTTATGTAATAGAACCAACAATCTTTGAAGATGACAGAGGTTACTTCTTTGAAAAATATAATGAAAAAAAATTTGAAGAATTAACAGGTATGAATGGTCATTTTGTACAGGATAATATTTCAAAATCGTCCTATGGAGTATTAAGAGGATTACATCTGCAAAAAGGTGAACATGCGCAGGCAAAATTAGTATCTTGTCTGGAAGGTAAGGTTTTTGACGTTGCTGTAGATCTTCGCAGAAATTCTCCAACTTTTGGAAAATGGTATGGAATTGAGCTTACTCCTGAAAATAAATTGCAGTTATATGTTCCAAGAGGCTTTGGACATGGTTTTTCTGTATTAAGCGAAACCGCCATTTTTTCTTATAAATGTGATAACTTTTATAACAAAGAATCGGAAGGAAGTGTAATCTGGAATGATCCGGATCTTAATATAGACTGGAAGCTACCTTTAGATATTGTACAGCTATCAGATAAAGATAGGGTTTTGCCAACATTTGCCGAAGGAAACTTTTAA
- a CDS encoding LbetaH domain-containing protein (WbbJ; catalyzes the transfer of the O-acetyl moiety to the O antigen; part of the lipopolysaccharide biosynthetic pathway) — MNLFKRYSIIGLLQVIIFKIRSFFVFKNARLIRFPIDIRGRKYISVSKGFTTGVGCRIEAYPEDNKTTLFFGENFQMNDYVHITAMEKVQIGNNVLFASKIYVSDCSHGSYAGDNNDSSPDSIPHERKLFSKPVIIEDNVWLGEFVSVLPGVTIGKGTIVGANSLVSKSLPPYVIAVGIPAKPIKKFNFITNNWEKI; from the coding sequence ATGAATTTATTTAAAAGATATAGCATAATTGGATTGCTCCAAGTAATTATTTTTAAAATAAGAAGCTTTTTTGTTTTTAAAAACGCAAGGTTAATAAGGTTTCCGATAGACATCAGAGGTAGAAAATATATATCAGTATCTAAAGGATTCACTACTGGAGTAGGGTGTAGAATTGAAGCTTATCCTGAAGACAACAAAACAACTTTATTCTTTGGAGAAAATTTTCAAATGAATGATTATGTGCATATTACGGCGATGGAAAAAGTTCAGATAGGAAATAATGTGCTTTTTGCAAGTAAAATCTATGTGTCTGATTGTTCACATGGTAGCTATGCAGGTGATAACAATGATTCTTCTCCTGACTCTATTCCGCATGAAAGGAAATTATTTTCAAAGCCAGTTATTATAGAAGATAATGTTTGGCTGGGAGAGTTTGTTTCCGTATTACCTGGTGTAACTATTGGTAAAGGTACAATAGTGGGTGCTAATTCTTTGGTTTCCAAAAGTCTGCCTCCATATGTTATAGCGGTAGGAATACCTGCAAAACCGATAAAAAAATTTAATTTTATTACTAACAATTGGGAAAAAATATAA
- a CDS encoding NAD-dependent epimerase/dehydratase family protein: MNISVLGASGFVGKNLIKAGLLDHNFQGASLRDPSWKKNVETSEVVINLIGKAHDHQGTASENDYYFANVELVKEIFNVFIYSKAKLFIHISSIAALEEFESQIPLQEQRDCNPVSVYGKTKREAEKWLLEQKLPEDKKVIILRPPMIHGPGDKGNLGLLYKIISKGIPYPLESFDNNRSFLSIDNFNFYISEIIKNNDKMISGIYHICDDEPISTKSIITIIKNVTHKKTISLSIPKSVILGIAKIGDILPLPINTKRVKKMTSNLLVSNQKIKSILKIDKMPITAEQGLVKTIKSFHSK, translated from the coding sequence ATGAATATATCCGTTTTAGGAGCTTCAGGCTTCGTCGGTAAGAATCTTATTAAAGCCGGTCTACTGGATCATAACTTTCAAGGAGCGTCTCTTAGGGATCCTTCCTGGAAGAAAAATGTGGAAACTTCAGAAGTGGTGATTAATTTAATCGGTAAAGCACACGATCATCAGGGAACAGCTTCTGAAAATGATTATTATTTTGCTAATGTGGAGCTCGTTAAAGAAATATTTAATGTGTTTATATATTCCAAGGCTAAACTTTTTATACATATAAGCTCAATAGCTGCATTAGAAGAATTTGAATCTCAAATACCATTACAGGAACAAAGAGATTGTAACCCTGTTTCTGTATATGGTAAAACAAAAAGAGAGGCGGAGAAATGGCTTTTAGAACAAAAACTTCCAGAGGATAAAAAAGTAATTATATTAAGACCACCTATGATCCATGGGCCAGGAGATAAAGGAAACCTGGGACTACTATACAAGATCATTTCAAAAGGTATCCCATATCCGTTGGAATCATTTGATAATAACAGGTCATTTTTATCGATTGATAATTTTAATTTTTATATCTCGGAAATTATTAAAAATAATGATAAAATGATATCCGGAATTTATCATATTTGCGATGATGAGCCAATTTCAACTAAAAGTATTATCACCATCATCAAGAACGTAACCCATAAAAAAACAATCAGCTTATCCATCCCTAAATCTGTAATATTAGGAATAGCAAAAATAGGAGATATTCTTCCTCTCCCTATTAATACAAAAAGAGTGAAGAAAATGACAAGCAATCTATTAGTCTCCAATCAGAAAATAAAATCAATATTAAAGATTGATAAAATGCCTATAACGGCCGAACAGGGACTTGTTAAAACCATAAAAAGCTTTCACTCAAAATAA
- a CDS encoding EpsG family protein gives MEVYIIFSIILFIFSFLEIFKLTKGKLKNVFLFVSFLGAVLIIGGRWYTGTDWFVYEYLFHESKSIDDVLEIWSTEIGYGILTWLVRSVTDNYSVFLFIHAIIFYGLLITSFKKIVPYPQTAFFYYFLSNLGFVGSNRQLLGVVFLLFGISFLLNENKKKFIILLISSFSFHATAYLGSVYFFLNRYLSKITIILGILLAFAFGISPIPLKVFGSLGALSDHFMTKTEDYLSSAKSDAASYGLTVMGAFKRLLFFFLFFALREKLIPRFKNYNLFFNGYWVGILIYLFFSNSLTVMVSRGSLYFNLMECLLISSIFIILKKPTNKFLFLIIVYILGIVLMYQSIGGYPDLFDPYKGIWYNTDYFRKMH, from the coding sequence ATGGAGGTTTATATTATATTTTCAATAATTCTTTTTATATTTTCCTTTTTAGAAATTTTTAAATTAACAAAAGGAAAACTAAAAAACGTATTTCTATTTGTTTCATTTTTAGGGGCCGTTTTAATTATTGGTGGTCGGTGGTATACAGGAACGGATTGGTTTGTTTATGAATATTTGTTCCACGAATCTAAGTCGATAGATGATGTACTTGAAATATGGAGTACTGAAATTGGTTACGGAATTTTAACCTGGCTTGTAAGATCTGTTACAGATAATTACTCAGTCTTTTTGTTTATCCATGCGATTATTTTTTATGGATTATTAATTACTTCATTTAAAAAGATTGTACCCTATCCACAAACCGCTTTTTTTTACTACTTTTTATCAAATCTGGGTTTTGTAGGCTCAAACAGACAATTATTAGGTGTTGTTTTCTTGCTTTTTGGAATAAGCTTTTTACTTAATGAAAACAAGAAAAAGTTTATTATATTATTGATAAGCAGTTTTAGTTTTCATGCAACAGCTTATTTGGGAAGTGTTTACTTCTTTTTAAATAGGTATCTTTCAAAGATAACTATTATTTTAGGTATCTTGCTTGCCTTTGCTTTTGGTATCTCACCAATCCCTTTAAAAGTCTTTGGTTCGTTAGGGGCTCTTAGTGATCATTTTATGACTAAAACTGAAGACTATTTAAGCAGTGCTAAGTCTGATGCAGCCTCCTATGGATTAACTGTTATGGGAGCGTTTAAAAGACTTTTATTTTTCTTTCTTTTTTTTGCTCTCAGAGAAAAGCTCATTCCCCGGTTTAAAAACTATAATTTATTCTTTAATGGATATTGGGTTGGAATTTTAATTTATTTATTTTTCTCCAATTCATTAACTGTAATGGTAAGTAGAGGAAGTTTATATTTTAATCTCATGGAGTGCTTGTTAATTTCTTCTATTTTTATTATTCTGAAAAAACCAACAAACAAGTTTCTGTTTTTAATAATTGTATATATCCTTGGAATAGTATTAATGTACCAGTCAATTGGGGGATACCCTGACTTATTTGATCCATATAAAGGTATTTGGTATAATACAGATTATTTTAGAAAAATGCATTAA
- a CDS encoding CgeB family protein — MGAKVDLFDERPSNSFFSKAIIRIKKEIYFTKIHQYFKEIIEKIRDTKYDYFLLIKGEATPKFFLDFLKENNPGIKFIFYTYDSFKNNSNGLDILNYFDSRFTFDNLDAVEYKMSFRPLFFAQDYGELNGKDENNKYDLAFIGTAHSDRYSISEQAKAWCSKHQLKMFTFYYSPSKILFKYKKATDKNFKNFDYKNISFNSLSHHEIIDVYRNTKVILDINHPGQNGLTMRTFETLGAGRKLITTNPKIKEYPFYDPQNIYVIERGNIVLEENFFKSDFKNINSEIRESMSLKGWVNEVFGLSSIKHWEQVLKK, encoded by the coding sequence ATGGGCGCAAAGGTGGATCTGTTTGATGAACGTCCATCAAATTCCTTTTTTAGCAAAGCTATAATTCGTATAAAGAAAGAAATATATTTCACTAAAATACATCAATATTTTAAGGAAATTATTGAAAAGATCAGAGATACGAAGTATGATTATTTTCTTTTAATCAAAGGAGAAGCTACCCCTAAATTTTTTCTGGATTTTCTAAAGGAAAATAATCCGGGGATTAAGTTCATCTTTTATACCTATGATTCCTTTAAAAACAATTCCAATGGGCTTGATATTCTGAATTATTTTGATAGCCGGTTTACATTTGATAATCTGGATGCCGTTGAATATAAAATGAGCTTTAGACCTTTATTTTTTGCTCAAGATTATGGAGAACTTAACGGGAAAGATGAGAACAATAAGTACGATCTGGCTTTTATAGGAACTGCTCATTCTGATCGTTATTCGATTAGCGAGCAGGCAAAAGCATGGTGCAGCAAACACCAGTTAAAAATGTTTACATTTTATTATTCACCCAGTAAAATTCTTTTTAAATATAAAAAGGCTACCGATAAGAATTTTAAAAATTTTGACTATAAAAATATTTCATTTAATAGCTTGTCTCACCATGAAATTATTGATGTTTACCGTAATACAAAAGTGATTCTGGATATCAATCATCCGGGACAGAACGGATTGACAATGAGGACGTTTGAGACTTTGGGAGCAGGTAGGAAATTAATTACCACCAACCCTAAAATCAAAGAATATCCTTTTTACGACCCTCAGAATATTTATGTCATCGAAAGAGGAAATATTGTATTGGAGGAAAATTTTTTTAAATCAGACTTTAAAAATATTAATTCTGAGATCAGAGAAAGTATGTCATTAAAAGGATGGGTAAATGAAGTATTCGGTCTCTCATCTATTAAACATTGGGAACAGGTCTTAAAAAAATAA
- a CDS encoding glycosyltransferase has product MKKNIIVSGVNFSEGGPLTVMKSALEFLDTSPIIAEYNVIALVHSKKLYDNLRNIELLEFPHVKEAWKNRIKFEYFECRSLSQKLDSHLWLSLHDITPNVISEKRAVYCHNASPFYKQNLSNFLNNPKRFLYTKFYKQLYRINIHKNDYVVVQQKWIKDAFLRLFNLKNEKVVVALPNQGKGNTENVIKNFADVKSNDFVFFYPAFPREFKNFEIICKAVEILKAKGKQKFKVKLTIDGSENPYSKNIVDRFSKNKEIEFTGLLSKDEVEDNYALADCLVFPSKLETWGLPISEFKKYHKPMLVANLPYAYETVGNYSKVHYFDVLNEQKLAESMLAVMDGSIKYTNKGDVKYEEPLCRSWDELFKLLLK; this is encoded by the coding sequence ATGAAAAAAAATATAATTGTTTCAGGCGTTAATTTCTCAGAAGGCGGTCCATTAACTGTTATGAAGTCAGCACTAGAATTTTTAGATACTAGCCCCATTATAGCAGAGTATAATGTAATTGCACTTGTACATTCAAAAAAACTATATGATAACCTGAGGAATATTGAACTTTTAGAATTTCCCCATGTAAAAGAAGCATGGAAAAACAGAATTAAATTTGAATATTTTGAATGCAGAAGTTTATCGCAAAAACTAGATAGCCACCTCTGGTTGAGTCTACATGATATTACTCCAAATGTAATTTCAGAAAAACGTGCGGTGTATTGTCATAATGCTTCACCATTTTACAAACAGAATTTGTCTAACTTTTTAAATAATCCCAAGAGGTTTCTATATACAAAATTTTATAAACAACTTTATAGAATAAATATTCATAAAAATGATTATGTAGTTGTTCAACAAAAATGGATAAAAGATGCGTTTTTAAGGCTTTTCAATCTTAAAAATGAAAAAGTAGTTGTAGCTTTACCTAATCAGGGAAAAGGAAATACTGAAAATGTAATTAAAAATTTTGCAGATGTAAAATCAAATGATTTTGTTTTTTTTTACCCTGCTTTTCCTCGTGAATTTAAAAATTTTGAAATTATTTGTAAAGCAGTTGAAATATTAAAAGCAAAAGGAAAACAGAAGTTTAAGGTTAAATTAACAATTGATGGCTCAGAAAATCCCTATTCTAAAAATATTGTTGACCGGTTTTCTAAAAATAAAGAAATTGAATTTACAGGATTATTGTCTAAAGATGAAGTTGAGGATAATTACGCTTTAGCAGATTGTTTAGTTTTTCCGTCAAAATTAGAAACCTGGGGTTTACCTATTTCAGAATTCAAAAAATATCATAAACCAATGCTGGTTGCTAACCTGCCCTATGCCTATGAAACTGTTGGGAACTATAGCAAAGTTCATTACTTTGATGTATTAAACGAACAAAAATTAGCAGAAAGTATGTTAGCTGTAATGGATGGAAGTATAAAATATACTAACAAGGGAGATGTAAAATATGAAGAACCACTTTGTAGAAGCTGGGATGAGTTATTCAAATTATTATTAAAATGA
- a CDS encoding NAD-dependent epimerase/dehydratase family protein, giving the protein MKNILITGGSGFIGSNLALKLIEKGYNITILDNLSPQIHGENPEVTSPLYQSIKDKVNFIKGTVTSREDWEKALTGQHVVVHLAAETGTGQSMYCIEKYTEVNIQGTAIMLDLLANHKNTIEKVVIASSRSIYGEGKYRHPELGIVYPSHRKEKDMLNGDFEVKYHDGKILELLATDENSKIHPSSVYGITKQNQEQMIMTVCPTIGIAPVAFRYQNVYGPGQSLSNPYTGILSIFSTQIRNGNGIKIFEDGKETRDFVYIDDVVNATILGIEKEEANGEVFNVGTGVPTDVLTVAKTLISSYGIEVPVSITGNFRLGDIRHNFADLSKINSKLGFEPSVYFEEGIKNFSSWVLKQEIQEDKLSSSLEEMKAKGLYK; this is encoded by the coding sequence ATGAAAAATATACTGATTACAGGGGGAAGTGGTTTTATTGGAAGCAATCTGGCACTTAAGTTAATAGAAAAAGGGTACAATATCACAATTTTAGACAATCTTTCACCTCAAATTCATGGTGAAAACCCTGAAGTCACATCACCTTTATACCAAAGTATCAAAGATAAAGTGAATTTTATTAAAGGAACCGTAACTTCAAGGGAAGATTGGGAAAAAGCACTTACCGGGCAGCACGTTGTCGTACATCTGGCAGCTGAAACAGGAACGGGACAGTCTATGTATTGTATAGAAAAATATACCGAAGTAAATATACAAGGAACTGCCATTATGCTTGATTTATTAGCTAATCATAAAAACACAATTGAAAAAGTGGTCATCGCTTCTTCCAGATCTATTTACGGGGAAGGGAAATATCGTCATCCTGAACTGGGGATTGTTTATCCTTCCCATAGAAAGGAAAAAGATATGCTAAACGGAGACTTTGAAGTGAAATATCATGATGGTAAAATACTGGAATTGCTTGCTACAGATGAAAATTCAAAGATTCATCCTTCTTCCGTCTATGGAATTACCAAGCAAAACCAGGAACAAATGATTATGACGGTTTGTCCTACTATTGGAATTGCACCTGTAGCATTCAGATATCAGAATGTGTATGGCCCCGGACAGTCTCTTTCCAATCCATATACAGGTATTTTGTCTATATTTTCCACACAGATCAGAAATGGAAATGGAATCAAAATCTTTGAAGATGGAAAAGAAACAAGAGACTTTGTTTATATTGATGATGTGGTAAATGCCACTATTCTTGGGATTGAAAAAGAAGAAGCGAATGGGGAAGTTTTCAATGTAGGAACAGGTGTACCTACTGATGTCCTGACTGTTGCTAAAACCTTAATCAGTTCTTACGGAATAGAAGTTCCTGTTAGCATTACAGGAAACTTTAGATTAGGGGATATACGCCATAATTTTGCTGATCTTTCTAAAATAAATTCTAAACTAGGATTTGAACCTTCTGTATATTTTGAGGAAGGGATAAAAAATTTTTCAAGCTGGGTGCTTAAACAGGAAATTCAGGAGGACAAACTTAGCAGTTCTTTAGAGGAGATGAAAGCAAAAGGTTTGTATAAATAA
- a CDS encoding glycosyltransferase family 4 protein: MKVVFLDRKFNPNEISLEKLFGFIKKSISSKGIYIQNIENPFGNGIINLFKSILFYRKSVKNDSIVHITGQIHFAAIGLRTKKIIITVHDLGLYKNWSFMRFLIFKIFWIYLPFRRAKVIVAISEKTKQEIAQIMPSVLKKVVVVPNCVTIDIAKDIVINRETVAKVLIVGTRENKNIKNSISALHNLQVEVFIVGKLEKEYEDLLHSNKIRYKNYFNISDEELKILYQKADVLLFASIYEGFGLPILEAQAQNTLVVTSNILPMNDVAGEGAILVDPNSIDDIKKGLNIALTLSNEEKIEMIRKGKENLKRFSVENISNQYINIYEKL, encoded by the coding sequence ATGAAAGTAGTATTTTTAGATAGAAAATTTAATCCTAATGAAATAAGTCTTGAAAAGCTTTTTGGTTTTATTAAGAAGAGTATTTCAAGCAAAGGAATATATATACAAAATATAGAAAATCCCTTTGGAAATGGCATTATTAATTTATTTAAAAGTATTTTATTTTATAGGAAATCAGTTAAGAATGATTCTATAGTTCATATTACAGGACAAATACATTTTGCTGCAATAGGTCTAAGAACGAAAAAAATAATAATAACTGTACACGATTTAGGACTTTATAAAAACTGGTCCTTTATGAGGTTTTTAATTTTTAAAATTTTTTGGATATATCTTCCATTTCGAAGGGCCAAAGTAATTGTTGCAATATCGGAAAAAACAAAGCAGGAAATTGCACAGATTATGCCGTCTGTGTTAAAAAAAGTAGTTGTCGTTCCCAATTGCGTTACAATAGACATAGCAAAAGATATTGTAATAAATAGGGAAACAGTAGCGAAAGTACTTATAGTAGGTACACGCGAAAATAAAAATATAAAAAATTCAATTAGTGCGTTGCATAATTTACAGGTCGAAGTTTTTATCGTAGGTAAATTAGAAAAAGAATATGAAGACCTGTTGCATTCAAATAAGATCAGGTATAAGAATTATTTCAATATCAGTGATGAAGAGCTAAAAATTTTATATCAAAAAGCAGATGTTTTATTGTTTGCCTCTATTTATGAAGGTTTTGGTCTGCCTATTCTGGAAGCCCAGGCACAAAACACTCTTGTCGTAACATCTAACATATTACCCATGAATGATGTTGCTGGTGAAGGTGCAATTTTGGTCGATCCTAATTCTATTGATGATATTAAAAAAGGACTCAATATTGCATTAACTCTTTCTAACGAAGAAAAAATAGAAATGATCAGGAAAGGCAAAGAGAACCTAAAACGATTTAGTGTTGAAAATATTTCTAATCAATACATTAATATTTATGAGAAACTATAG